The Streptomyces sp. NBC_00569 genomic sequence CGCCCCGGCCCGGACCTCCAAGCCCCGCTACCGCATCGAGGCCGCCAACGAGCTCATCGCCGACGTGCCGGAGCCGCGCGACAAGAGCGAGCTGATGAAGTTCGCCAGCTCCCGGCTCGGCAAGACGGTCTTCGACCTCGAGGACGTCACCGTGCAGGCCGGGCCCAAGGTGCTCCTCAAGCACCTGACCTGGCAGCTCGGCCCCGGCGACCGCATCGGCCTCGTCGGTGTGAACGGCGCGGGCAAGACCTCGCTGCTGCGCGCCATGGCGCAGGCCGCCCGCACCGACGGCGAGGAGCAGCCCGCGGCGGGCCGCGTCGCCGTCGGCAAGACCGTGAAGCTCGCCTACCTCTCCCAGGAGGTCGCCGAGCTCAACCCGGAACTGCGCGTCCTCCAGGCCGTGCAGCAGGTCCGTGACCGCGTCGACCTCGGCAAGGGCCGTGAGATGACCGCGGGCCAGCTCTGCGAGACGTTCGGCTTCAACAAGGAGAAGCAGTGGACGCCCGTCGGCGACCTGTCCGGCGGTGAGCGCCGCCGCCTCCAGCTCCTGCGCCTCCTCATGGACGAGCCGAACGTCCTCTTCCTCGACGAGCCGACGAACGACCTCGACATCGAGACCCTCACGCAGCTGGAGGACCTCCTCGACGGCTGGCCCGGCTCCATGGTCGTGATCTCCCACGACCGGTTCTTCATCGAGCGGACCACGGACCGCGTGTTCGCGCTGCTCGGCGACGCCGCACTGCGGATGCTGCCGCGCGGCATCGACGAGTACCTGGAGCGCCGCCGCCGCATGGAGGAGGCTGTCGCCGCCTCGATGACGGCCGCAGCCCCGGCCGCCGCCGCGGGCACGCCGGAGAAGACGGTGTCCGCCGCGGACGCCCGCGCCGCGAAGAAGGAACTCCAGAAGATCGAGCGGCAGATGGACAAGATCTCCGAGAAGGAGACCAAGCTGCACGCGCAGATCGCCGATAACGCAACGGACTTCGCGAAGGTGGCCAAGCTGGACAGCGAGCTGCGCGAACTGATCGGGGAGCGCGAGGAGTTGGAGATGCGCTGGCTCGAGCTCGCGGAGGACGCGTGAAGCTCCCGTAACAGACCCATCACGGGCCGGTGCTCCCTTGGGAACAGGGGAGCGACCGGCCCGATGTGGTACTGCGCAGGGTGATAGAAAGGGCGCTCTGGGTTTGCCTGAGAACGACCAGAGAACGTCCTGAAATCGACCCAGGCGAGCAGACACATCAGTGAAGAGGGGGGAGCGCTGATGACTCAGCCGCCCAACCAGCCGCCGCAAGGCGGCTTCGGAGCGCCACAGGACCCGCAGCAGCCTCCGGGGCAGCCGCCGGCCCAGCCGCCGCAGACGCCGCCGGCCCCGCAGCCCGGGTACGGCTACCCGCAGCAGCCCGGCCCGTACGGCCGGCCCCCGCAGAGCGGCCCCTACGGCCAGCCTCAGCAGCCGGGTCCCTATGGCCAGCCCCAGCAGCAGCCGGGACCCTACGGTCAGCCTCCGCAGCAGCCCGGCCCGTACGGCGCGCAGCAGCCTGGCCCCTACGGGCAACAGCCTCAGTACGGCTACCCGCAGCAGCAGCCCCCGTTCTCCGGTGGCCCCGCGACCCCGGGCGGCGGCGGCAAGAACCCCTTCAAGGGCCGGACCGGGATCATCGTGGCCGCCGCGGTGGCCGTCGTCGTGATCGCCGGCGGTGTGGTGTGGTCGGTCGTGGGCGGCGGTGACGACAAGAAGAAGGACCCCGTCGCCGACAAGAGCCAGGACCCCAAGCCCACCGGCTCCGCTCCGGTCGACCCGGGTGACGGCTCCGGCGACGGACGCGACGGCAAGGAAGACCTCAACGCGGGCCGCCAGGCCGGTGAGTCGAAGGTCCTCTGGTACAAGACGGCGCCCAAGGCTCCCGGTGACGGCGCGGACGCGCCCGGCATGTGGGTCACCGACACGCTCGCCGCGAAGGCGGTCTACAACGAGCTCGTCGCGTACAACATCTCGGACGGCAGGCCGAGTTGGCCGACGATCAAGCTGCCGCAGAAGATCTGCGGCGCCAGCGTGCAGAAGTCGGACGACGACAAGGTCGCCATCGCGTACATGAGCGGTGTCACCGACCGGGCCAAGTGCAACCAGGTCCAGCAGATCGACCTGAAGACCGGCAAGAAGGACTGGGAGAAGAAGATCCCCGAGGGGGACCTCTTCGACGGCACCGGTACCGGCGTCGAACTCACCTACGCGGGCAGCACGTTGATGGTCGGCCGCCAGATGTCCGGCCTCGGCCTGAGCGTCAGCGACGGCAAGCAGCTCTTCGAGAAGAAGAAGTACGGCGCGGCCTGCTTCCCCGGCGCGTTCGCCGGCGGCGAGCGCCTCCTGGCCGTCTCCTCCTGCGGTGCCTCCACGGACAAGGAGCACGACGAGATCCAGGAGCTGGACCCGGCAACGGGCAAGGCGAAGTGGACCAAGCCGTTCCCCAAGGGCTGGAAGGTCGCCCGCGCCTACTCCGTCTCGCCGGTCGTCCTCTACCTCACCAACGAGGACAAGAAGCAGTGGAACATCACCACGCTGAAGAACGGCAGCAGCGCGGTGCGTTCCGAGGTCTCGGTCGACGAGGACTTCGCCCCCGAGTGCGGCTGGGCCATCCTCGACCGTGACCTCCAGGGCTGCACGGGTGTCGCGGCCGACACCAACACCCTGTACCTGCCGACCAAGGCCACCAGCGGCACCGCCAACGAGGTCGTCGCGATCAGCCTGGAGACCGGCAAGGAGCGCTGGCGCGCGAAGTCGCCGGTGGCGCAGAACATGCTGCCGCTGAAGACCTCGGGCGGCGCGGTGATCGCCTACGTCAACGCCTCGTACGACGCCGGAGGCCGGGTCGTGTCGATCGCGACGGCGGGCTCGCACACGCCGAAGACCCTGCTGCAGAACCCGGCGGGAACCGCGCAGATCGAGAACGGCTTCTACTCCAAGGCGATCGACTACGTCGACGGGCGCTTCTACATCTCCACGACGCGTCTGTCCGGCACCGCCAAGGGCGAGGAGAAACTGATGCTGGCGTACGGCAAGTGACCGCCGCAGCCCCCGTGACCGCCCACCGCTCCGCCGCCCGCTCCTTCTCCCCGTCACCCGAGGTACAGACGTCATGACGCAGCCGCCCCAGCCGCCCAACGAGCCGCCGCAGGGCCCGCCCCAGGGCCCGCCGCCGGTGGGCTTCGGCAAGCCGCAGGACCCGCCGCCCGGAGGGTTCGGCGCCCCGCAGGACCCGCCGCCGGGAGGGTTCGGCGCTCCCACGCCGCCGCCCCCGCCCGCGCAGCAGCCCGGCTACGGCTACCCGCAGGCGCCCCAGACGCCGCCCCCGCCGCCGCAGGGCCAGCCGGGGGGCTACGGCCACCCGCAGCCGCCGGCCCCCAACTACGGCTACCCGCAGGCTCCTCAGGGCCAGCCGCCGACGTCCCCGCAGGGCTACGGCTACCCGGGCCAGCAGCCGCCGCAGTACGGCGCCTACCCGCCGCCGGTCACCACGCCCATGCAGGCGGCGGGCGGCGCCGGCAAGAAGATCAGCTCCCAGATGATGATCATCATCGGCGCTGTCGTCGCGGTCGCCCTGATCATCGGCGGCGGCGTCTGGTACTCGGCGTCGTCCGGTGACGACAAGACCGACGCCAGCACCGCGGGCCCCACCGGCGGCACCGGCGGCAAGGGCGGCGGCGGGGACAAGGGCGGCTCCGGCGGCACCACCACCGGCGGCGCGAGCAAGGAGAAGGTCCCGGGGAACACCAGCTCCCAGGTCCTCTTCCAGCTGCCCCAGCACGAGGTGCCCAAGGACGAGGTGTTCAGCACCAAGGGCTCCTGGCTCACGGACACGACGTACGCCAAGGCGGGTGTGGGCGAGGTCAACGGCTACGCCGCGGACACCGGCAAGAAGTCCTGGACGCTCCCGCTGCCCGGCCAGACCTGCGGCGGCGCCCCCGAGGTCACCCAGGACGGCCTGAGCGCGGTCATCAGCGAGGCGGCTCCGCGCAAGCCCAAGGAGTACGACTACCAGCCGTGCACCAAGATCACGGTCTTCAACGTCGACACGGGCAAGAAGCTGTGGACGAAGAGCGTCGGCAGCGGCGGCCGTGACATCCCGTTCAAGGAACTGTCGATCACCGGCTCCACGCTGGCGGTCGGCGGCGGCTACGACGGCGGCGCGGCCTTCGACATCAAGTCGGGCAAGATCCTGTGGCAGCCGCAGACCGGCTCCTGCGAGGACGTCGGCTACCGCGGCGGCGAGCAGCTGGTCGCCGTGCGCAAGTGCGGTGACTACGGCGACGAGAAGCACCAGGTGCAGCTCCTCGACCCGACGACGGGCAAGCCGAAGTGGACCTACAAGATCCCGGCCGACGTGAACGTCATCTCCGTCGTCTCCACCAAGCCGGTCACCTTCGTCATCGCCACCGGTGAGGAGGTCGAGATGTCGGACCTGTTCTCCCTCGACGACACCGGCAAGCTGCGCGCCAAGGTCTCGCTGGAGAAGGACCGGTACGACTTCGACTGCGAGGTCGGCGAGATGCACGGCTGCCGTGGCATCACGGTCGGCAACGACCGCGTCTACATGCCGACCCGTGAGCACGACGGCGGCGGCACGTCCGGCCAGACCAACGAGATCGTGTCGTTCTCCCTGGCGAACGGCCAGCTCACCGGCGACCGCGTCGACGGCGGCGAGTACACGCTCTTCCCGGTCCGCATGGACGGCGGGAACGTCCTCGCGTACAAGGACGGCCCCTACGACAAGGGCGCCGAGATCGTCACGATCGACCCGAAGACGCTGAAGCAGAAGACGCTCCTGGTCACTCCGGCGACGGAGACCGTGACCAGCGTCATCAGCAGCATGACCCCCACCCAGTCCGAACTGCTCTACACCAACGGCAGGCTGGCCATGGGCAAGGAACTGATCTCCAAGCCGTACTCGGCGGACGAGAAGGAGTACGAGGCCGTGGTCTTCGCGGCGAAGTAACCCCTGCGCCGCTCACCGCGGCCGCGCGACGGCCCCGCACCCGGACAGGGTGCGGGGCCGTCGGCGTGTGCGCCGCCCGCCGGGAGATCCGGCATTCCGGGTCACTTCTCACCAGTAGGGGAAGCGCAACGCCGAACGAGCGTGTAGCTTCCGGGAGATGGAGGAGGTCGGGGAGTCGGGGGGCTTTCCGCACCGAGGGGGTTCTGGGGGTCCCGCGGGAGCCCAGGGGATGTGGGGGATGGCTCTATGGGTGTGCGGCTCATGGTGGTCGACGACCATCGACTGCTCGCCGAGGCGCTCGCCTCGGCTCTCAAGCTGCGCGGGCACCGGGTGCTCGCGGCGGCCGCGCCCGCCGCGGGAGCGGCCGAGCTGGTGATCGCGAGGGCGCCCGAGGTCTGTCTCATCGGTACGGCGACGCCCGCGGAGCCGGGCATCTTCGAGCCGATCGTGCGCATCAAGCGGGAGCGTCCGCAGGTGGCGGTGGTCGTCCTCGGGCCCGTGCCGTCACCGCGCGGGATCGCGGCGGCGTTCGCGGCCGGCGCCTCCGGCTACGTACGGCACGACGAGCGGATCGAGGGCGTCGAGCGCGCCCTGATGAAGGCGCGGGCGGGAGAGGCGGCCGTGGCGCCGCAGCTGCTGCAAGGGGCCTTCAGCGAGCTGCTCAACCCGGCCGCGCAGCCCGACGACGAGGGGCAGCGGCTCCTGCAGATGCTGACGCCGCGCGAGGTCGAGGTCCTGGTGCGGGTCGCGGACGGCGAGGACACCCGGCTGATCGCGGCCGGCATGGGCATCGCCCCGAGCACGGCCCGTACGCACGTGCAGCGGGTCCTGATGAAGCTGGGGGTCGGCTCGCGGCTGGAGGCGGCGGCGCTGGCCGCGCGCACGGGGCTCCTCGACCGGGCGGGGCCGTTGCGGGTGACGGGCCACGCCGACGACGGCGACCGTCAGGAGATGCCGCAGGGGCCGGAGTCACCTGTGCGGTGAACTCCGGCCCCCGGAGTGCTGGTTACTCGGCGGCTTCGGGCGTCGGCGGGGGTGTCGGCCGCAGCTTCAGCCACACCAGGAAGAACAGCCCGAGGGCGAGCATGCCGAGGCCCGTCCACAGGTTGATGTTGATGTTCTCGGCCTTCTTCAGGTCCGCGTCGGACGCCGTGATACCGGCGATCGTGACGATGACCCCGTAGACCGCGAACAGTCCGCCGATGATGCGCCGGATGTCGAAGAGCCGCGCCGCGGTCGCGGACTTGCGCTCCAACTCGGTGACTTCGTTATGGAGTTCGGACATGGTTGATCGCGCCTCCGATCAGAGGGAGAAGGGGACGTAGCACAGTGCGGCGAGGACGATGGCGCCCCAGCCGAGCAGTGCGGGCTTGCGGTACCAGGCGTCGTCGCCCTCGGCGGGCGGCTCCTCCAGGCCCGGTGCCGTCGTCCCGTACACGAGGCCCGCGAGCTCGGCCTCCGGCTTGGGCGCGGTGAACAGGGTGACGACGACCATGACGACCGCGCCGGCGACGAAGCCGACGATCGCGGACACGAAGTTGGCGCCCTGGTCGGTCGGGATGTCGATGACGCCCTGCTTGTAGATCCAGAAGTAGTTGACCATCGCGGCGGTGGTGCCCGCGAGCAGGCCCCACACGCCGGACTTCACCGAGGCGCGCTTCCAGAACATGCCGATGATGAAGACGACGAACATCGGGACGTTGAAGAACGAGAACAGCGTCTGGAGGTAGCCCATGATGTTCGAGAACGACGAGGCGATGAACGCCGTGCCGATCGACGCGAGGACACCGACGGCCGTGATGAGGCGGCCGAACTTCAGGTAGTACGCGTCGGGCTTGCCGGTCTTCACGTACTTGGCCCAGATGTCGTACGTGAACACGGTGTTGAAGGACGACACGTTCGCCGCCATGCCCGCCATGAACGCGGCGAGCAGACCGGTCACCGCGATGCCGAGCACGCCGTTGGGCAGCAGCTCCTGCATCAGGTAGGGGATCGCGTCGTTGTACGTCAGGCCCGAGCCGGCCATGCCGATCTTCGGGACGAGGACGGCGGCGACCATGCCCGGGATCATCACGAGGAAGACGATGAAGATCTTCGGGAACGCGGCGATGAGCGGGGTGCGCTGGGCGGCGGAGAGGTTCTTCGCGGACAGGGCGCGCTGCACCTCGGCGAAGTTCGTCGTCCAGTAGCCGAAGGAGAGCACGAAGCCCAGGCCGAGGATGATCGTCAGCCAGTTCGCGCCGAGCGGGTTGGCCTCACCGATGCCCGTACCGCCCCAGGCGGAGAGGAAGTTGTCGCCGTGCGCGCTCTTCAGGGAGTCGGTCATGCCGCCCCAGCCGCCGACCCGCTTGAGGCCGATGATGCAGAGGGGGATGAGCGCGGCGAGGATCACGAAGAACTGGAGGACCTCGTTGTAGATCGCCGAGGAGAGTCCGCCGATGGTGATGTACGCGAGCACGAACAGACCGGCGACGACGATCGCCAGCCACTGCGGCCAGCCGAGCAGCGCCTCCACGACGATCGACAGGGCGTACAGGTTCACGCCCGCGATCAGGATCGCCGCGAAGGCGAAGAGTATGGAGCTCAGCAGGTGCGCGCTCTTGTCGAACCGCTGGAGCAGGTACTCGGGGACCGAGCGCACCTTGGAGCGGTAGTAGAAGGGCATCATCACGAGGCCCAGGAAGACCATCGCCGGGATGGCGCCGATCCAGTACCAGTGGACGACCGAGACGCCGTACTGCGCGCCGGTCGCCGCCATGCCGAGGATCTCGGTGGCGCCCAGGTTGGCCGCGACGAAGGCCAGACCGGTCACCCAGGCGGGCAGGGAGCGGCCCGAGAGGAAGAAGTCGAGGCTGGTCTTCACGGAGCGCCGGGCGGCGAACCCGATGCCGAGGACCACGGCGAAGTAGATCGCCAGGATCGCGTAGTCGAGGCCGTTGGTGGGCAGCCGGAGCCCCGCGGCCAGGGTTTGTGTGGGGGACAGCATGGAGAACTCGCTTCGTTGCGCGAACTGATCAGACCGGAACCTACGCTTCTATGTTCAATAAATGAACACTTCTGCTGAGGTTCTTTGTTGGATTGTGATGCGAGTGACACGCCACGCACCAAAGGATGCGTGCGCGGCCTTGACCATCCCGTTGAAGCGTGCTTTGTTATGTTTGATTATGTTGAGTTGATGCGAATGAGGAGCATCGGACGTGAAGAAGACGTCGACCCGGCTCGCCGACGGTCGCGAGCTCATCTACTACGACTCGCGTGACGACGTCGTGC encodes the following:
- a CDS encoding ABC-F family ATP-binding cassette domain-containing protein translates to MAVNLVNVEAVSKVYGTRALLDGVSLGVSEGDRIGVVGRNGDGKTTLIRMLAKLEDADTGRVTHSGGLRLGVLTQHDSLDPEATVRHEVIGDLADHEWAGNAKIRDVLTGLFGGLDLPGFPQGLDTVIAPLSGGERRRIALAKLLIGEPDLIVLDEPTNHLDVEGISWLASHLQARRSALVCVTHDRWFLDQVCTRMWDVQKGDVFEYEGGYSDYVFARAERERIAATEETKRQNLMRKELAWLRRGAPARTSKPRYRIEAANELIADVPEPRDKSELMKFASSRLGKTVFDLEDVTVQAGPKVLLKHLTWQLGPGDRIGLVGVNGAGKTSLLRAMAQAARTDGEEQPAAGRVAVGKTVKLAYLSQEVAELNPELRVLQAVQQVRDRVDLGKGREMTAGQLCETFGFNKEKQWTPVGDLSGGERRRLQLLRLLMDEPNVLFLDEPTNDLDIETLTQLEDLLDGWPGSMVVISHDRFFIERTTDRVFALLGDAALRMLPRGIDEYLERRRRMEEAVAASMTAAAPAAAAGTPEKTVSAADARAAKKELQKIERQMDKISEKETKLHAQIADNATDFAKVAKLDSELRELIGEREELEMRWLELAEDA
- a CDS encoding outer membrane protein assembly factor BamB family protein produces the protein MTQPPNQPPQGGFGAPQDPQQPPGQPPAQPPQTPPAPQPGYGYPQQPGPYGRPPQSGPYGQPQQPGPYGQPQQQPGPYGQPPQQPGPYGAQQPGPYGQQPQYGYPQQQPPFSGGPATPGGGGKNPFKGRTGIIVAAAVAVVVIAGGVVWSVVGGGDDKKKDPVADKSQDPKPTGSAPVDPGDGSGDGRDGKEDLNAGRQAGESKVLWYKTAPKAPGDGADAPGMWVTDTLAAKAVYNELVAYNISDGRPSWPTIKLPQKICGASVQKSDDDKVAIAYMSGVTDRAKCNQVQQIDLKTGKKDWEKKIPEGDLFDGTGTGVELTYAGSTLMVGRQMSGLGLSVSDGKQLFEKKKYGAACFPGAFAGGERLLAVSSCGASTDKEHDEIQELDPATGKAKWTKPFPKGWKVARAYSVSPVVLYLTNEDKKQWNITTLKNGSSAVRSEVSVDEDFAPECGWAILDRDLQGCTGVAADTNTLYLPTKATSGTANEVVAISLETGKERWRAKSPVAQNMLPLKTSGGAVIAYVNASYDAGGRVVSIATAGSHTPKTLLQNPAGTAQIENGFYSKAIDYVDGRFYISTTRLSGTAKGEEKLMLAYGK
- a CDS encoding outer membrane protein assembly factor BamB family protein, which gives rise to MTQPPQPPNEPPQGPPQGPPPVGFGKPQDPPPGGFGAPQDPPPGGFGAPTPPPPPAQQPGYGYPQAPQTPPPPPQGQPGGYGHPQPPAPNYGYPQAPQGQPPTSPQGYGYPGQQPPQYGAYPPPVTTPMQAAGGAGKKISSQMMIIIGAVVAVALIIGGGVWYSASSGDDKTDASTAGPTGGTGGKGGGGDKGGSGGTTTGGASKEKVPGNTSSQVLFQLPQHEVPKDEVFSTKGSWLTDTTYAKAGVGEVNGYAADTGKKSWTLPLPGQTCGGAPEVTQDGLSAVISEAAPRKPKEYDYQPCTKITVFNVDTGKKLWTKSVGSGGRDIPFKELSITGSTLAVGGGYDGGAAFDIKSGKILWQPQTGSCEDVGYRGGEQLVAVRKCGDYGDEKHQVQLLDPTTGKPKWTYKIPADVNVISVVSTKPVTFVIATGEEVEMSDLFSLDDTGKLRAKVSLEKDRYDFDCEVGEMHGCRGITVGNDRVYMPTREHDGGGTSGQTNEIVSFSLANGQLTGDRVDGGEYTLFPVRMDGGNVLAYKDGPYDKGAEIVTIDPKTLKQKTLLVTPATETVTSVISSMTPTQSELLYTNGRLAMGKELISKPYSADEKEYEAVVFAAK
- a CDS encoding helix-turn-helix transcriptional regulator yields the protein MGVRLMVVDDHRLLAEALASALKLRGHRVLAAAAPAAGAAELVIARAPEVCLIGTATPAEPGIFEPIVRIKRERPQVAVVVLGPVPSPRGIAAAFAAGASGYVRHDERIEGVERALMKARAGEAAVAPQLLQGAFSELLNPAAQPDDEGQRLLQMLTPREVEVLVRVADGEDTRLIAAGMGIAPSTARTHVQRVLMKLGVGSRLEAAALAARTGLLDRAGPLRVTGHADDGDRQEMPQGPESPVR
- a CDS encoding sodium:solute symporter family protein, producing MLSPTQTLAAGLRLPTNGLDYAILAIYFAVVLGIGFAARRSVKTSLDFFLSGRSLPAWVTGLAFVAANLGATEILGMAATGAQYGVSVVHWYWIGAIPAMVFLGLVMMPFYYRSKVRSVPEYLLQRFDKSAHLLSSILFAFAAILIAGVNLYALSIVVEALLGWPQWLAIVVAGLFVLAYITIGGLSSAIYNEVLQFFVILAALIPLCIIGLKRVGGWGGMTDSLKSAHGDNFLSAWGGTGIGEANPLGANWLTIILGLGFVLSFGYWTTNFAEVQRALSAKNLSAAQRTPLIAAFPKIFIVFLVMIPGMVAAVLVPKIGMAGSGLTYNDAIPYLMQELLPNGVLGIAVTGLLAAFMAGMAANVSSFNTVFTYDIWAKYVKTGKPDAYYLKFGRLITAVGVLASIGTAFIASSFSNIMGYLQTLFSFFNVPMFVVFIIGMFWKRASVKSGVWGLLAGTTAAMVNYFWIYKQGVIDIPTDQGANFVSAIVGFVAGAVVMVVVTLFTAPKPEAELAGLVYGTTAPGLEEPPAEGDDAWYRKPALLGWGAIVLAALCYVPFSL